The following nucleotide sequence is from Sphingomonas panacisoli.
CTCGATCCAATGAGACGGGGCCCGCTCGCGCGGTGGCAGCAGCGCGGCGGGCGCACCGTCCGCCTGCTGCTGACCTTCGAAGACATCATGGAATTTGCCCTGGCGTTGCTGTCAGTATCGCCAGCGGAGCTCCGGGACCTTGGGTGGACGTTTGCAGACCGAAAGCGGCTGCTCGATCACTTCCTCGCCTCGGGGAAGGAAGCGCAATTGGCTGCCCCAGAGCAGCTTCGCGCGATGCCCATCGAGCTTGTCGTGCCGCAGCGCGATGTCGATCGATTGCTGCGGTTTGCTCGAAAAGAGCTGCCCAAAGCGGCAAGCAACGCTGCGATGCTCGATCGCGTTCTAAAATCGTTGGAGGCGGGATCGCATCGGCCCGAAGTTCGCGCTGAGCCGAATCCGTTACGCGTGCAAGAGAGCCGCCTGCGCTAGACCGTCGAAGATAAATTGGACGGCAAGTCCCGCCAGGAGAATGCCGGAAATGCGGCTCACTACGTCGGCGCCGGTCGCACCGAGAAGCGCGATCAGGCGTTCCGCCATCCGCATGGCGCCCAAGGTCAGCAGCAAACAAATGATCAGCATGGCAATGACGCCGCTTGCTTCCACCCAGCCGTCGGTACGACCCATGACGAGGACGGCGGCTGACAGGCTGCCCGGCCCCGCTATTAGCGGGAAGGCGAGGGGAAAGACGGCGATGTCGCCTGGCTGTCGCGCGTCATGTTTCTCACTCTCTGACAGTGTGGAGAGGCCTGGACTTGAGAAGGTCAGCGTTAATGCTTGAAGGAATAACAGTACGCCACCGGCCACCCGAAAGGCAGGTAGCGAGATATGGAGCAAGGCTAGCGCCAACGCGCCACCCACCGCGAAGAGGAACAGCACGACCCCAGCGATCGCGACCGACCGTAACGCCAGGCTACGCCGCTGTTCGCGATGGATACCCGCGGTCAGGCTGGCGAACACTACCGCTGTTTCGACCGGTCCGATGGTTACGAACAGCGTGACGAAACTCGACAGGATACTAGGTGCAATATGCATAGAGCTGATCGCGAACGGATTTGCTGCCCAAAATTCAACGGCCTTACGCGATGAATAAAGTGTGCAGGCGCTCGACGAGCACCCTCGGCCCCCGACCAGGCCAAGCCGAGCGCCTGCACGGTCCAAACGTAGAGAAGTTGGCTCGCCCCGGTCGGGGCGAGCCAGTATTTACGCCGCCTGGCGGTTTGCTTCGGACGGCGCTTCGAGCCGATCATTGGCCGCTGGCACGGTCGCGCTGATCTCGATCTTGCGCGGCTTCATCGCCTCCGGAATTTCGCGCTTGAGCGAAATACGGAGCAGCCCGCTATCGAAGCTCGCGTCTTCCACCACAACGAAGTCGGCGAGCTGGAAGCGACGCTCGAACGCGCGGGTGGCAATGCCGCGGTGCAGATAGCGGCCGGTGTCGGCCTCTTCCTTGCGCTTGCCGGTTACCGTCAGCTGGTTGTTCTGCGCGACGATCTCGATCTCGTCGGGGCGAAAACCGGCGACGGCCAACGTGATGCGATACTGATCCTCACCCTGCTGTTCGATATCGAACGGCGGATACGTCTCGGTGTCGGCGCGCGCGCTCGTTTCGAGCAGATCGAACAGGCGATCGAAACCCACCGTCGAACGGCGGTACGGCGTGAAGTCGAAATTGGTCCTCATATCCAAATCCTCCATTGAGCAATCTGAGCACAAGGAGCACCGGGAGAGAGCCGGTGCCCTCAAGTCGTCACCGGACCGAAATTCGCGTCCGGCGGCGGGCTAAATAATTTGACCCCAACGCGGTTCAAGAGGGGGTTTCGAAAATTTTTTGCGCCCCCTTTGACGAGAAAGTCTCGCCGAATGACCACCTTACGAGCAAGTCGCGAGCACCCAGAAACGAGCGACTTTAGGGCGCGTTATCGTCGAGCTGGACCGCTGGCTGGCTCAAATCGACGCGGCAACAGGTAAATAATGTCAGCGGGCGGAGGACGGTTCAGCAGCTAGAGTCATCGTCGCAAAGTCGATCGTAAGTACTTTAAGTTGGGGCAGGATGTCGCTCCCCACACGACC
It contains:
- a CDS encoding MarC family protein, producing MHIAPSILSSFVTLFVTIGPVETAVVFASLTAGIHREQRRSLALRSVAIAGVVLFLFAVGGALALALLHISLPAFRVAGGVLLFLQALTLTFSSPGLSTLSESEKHDARQPGDIAVFPLAFPLIAGPGSLSAAVLVMGRTDGWVEASGVIAMLIICLLLTLGAMRMAERLIALLGATGADVVSRISGILLAGLAVQFIFDGLAQAALLHA
- a CDS encoding Hsp20 family protein; translated protein: MRTNFDFTPYRRSTVGFDRLFDLLETSARADTETYPPFDIEQQGEDQYRITLAVAGFRPDEIEIVAQNNQLTVTGKRKEEADTGRYLHRGIATRAFERRFQLADFVVVEDASFDSGLLRISLKREIPEAMKPRKIEISATVPAANDRLEAPSEANRQAA